One genomic segment of Anaerobaca lacustris includes these proteins:
- a CDS encoding S41 family peptidase: MRTMTALALILLLSLGSVAAGLDELTHMPDARMLRFPDVSAELIVFSYAGDLWTVAREGGTARRLSSPKGNEMFPKFSPDGRLIAFSGNYDGNTDVYVVGAQGGQPRRLTHHSAADLVVEWYPDGRHVLYRSGMVSPSGRFNRFFKQSIDGGLPQTLPMPYAELGSFSPDGSQIVYQFVSREFRTWKRYRGGMASDLWLYDFLNNSAEKLTDFAGTDAVPMWHGDTIYFLSDRAANQKLNLWAYSLRSKRFRQVTDFDEYDVKWPSVGPDAIVFENAGRLHLLDLATEQSQTIEVIVPDDLPHVRTELKTVSNLIQNASLSPTGQRALFEARGEVFTVPAKHGSARNLSNTSGVAERYPAWSPDGKWIAYFADATGEYELYLHPSDGKGRPRQVTEGGAAFRYRPLWSPDSERVAFSDKTGSLFIADVNDGAVTFVDKDEWGTMASYTWSSDSRWLAYAKKSANRHGNIMIYDVNDQTVRQVTSDFYDDGSPVFDVEGKYLFFRSNRHFEPVYSDMDWTWIYPNSTQLFAMTLAKDTPSPLAPRSDEEEIKKDEEAEDKPKDDDGEKKTDEAADPNEPKDPNEPGEGNDEPKEPAKEDKKDKDAKKKDAPEPVKIDFDGFERRVVGLPIQAGNFGALASVKGKLLFARYMPTGARRAGAPGGTLLYYDLKEREEKTVIDNINSYDLSADGKKILYRSGSTYGIIDVAAGKKVGDGKIDSGNLKAWIDPREEWQQIFHEAWRVQRDYFYDPGMHGVDWEAMKQRYGALLPYLASREDLNYIIGEMIAELNASHTYVSGGDIESPPRLNVGLLGCDFEIDTEHNAYRIAKIYEGARWNAQPRSPLRAPGVDVNEGDYLLAVNGRPVDVSKDPWAAFQGLAGQTVTLSVGRTPDVNDANDILVEPMGSEFRLRNLAWIQDNREKVEAATQGRVGYIYVPDTGQNGQNELVRQFTGQWTKDALIIDERFNGGGQIPDRFIELLNRPIYNYWARRDNRDWQTPFLSHAGPKVMLINGWSGSGGDAFPHYFRRAGLGPLVGTRTWGGLIGMSGNPRPIDGGSVTVPTFGIYDTDGQWNIEGYGVDPDYEVENVPDAMAAGGDPQLETAIAVALRLLEKQPPKRPQRPTYPDRSGR, encoded by the coding sequence ATGAGAACCATGACCGCATTGGCTTTGATTCTGTTGTTGTCGCTCGGCAGCGTCGCCGCCGGCCTGGACGAGCTGACCCACATGCCCGACGCCCGCATGCTGCGTTTTCCCGACGTCAGCGCCGAGCTGATCGTCTTTTCGTACGCGGGCGATTTGTGGACGGTGGCTAGAGAAGGCGGCACGGCCCGGCGGCTCAGCTCGCCCAAGGGCAACGAGATGTTCCCCAAGTTCTCGCCCGACGGCCGGCTGATCGCCTTCAGCGGCAACTACGACGGCAACACCGACGTCTATGTGGTCGGCGCCCAGGGCGGCCAGCCCCGCCGGCTAACGCACCATTCGGCCGCCGACCTCGTCGTCGAGTGGTACCCCGACGGGCGGCACGTGCTCTATCGCTCGGGGATGGTCAGTCCATCGGGCCGCTTCAATCGCTTCTTCAAACAGTCGATCGACGGCGGCCTGCCCCAGACGCTGCCCATGCCGTATGCCGAGCTGGGCTCGTTCAGCCCGGACGGCAGCCAGATCGTCTACCAGTTCGTCTCGCGCGAGTTCCGCACGTGGAAGCGCTATCGCGGCGGCATGGCCAGCGACCTGTGGCTGTACGATTTCCTCAACAACAGCGCCGAGAAGCTCACCGACTTCGCCGGCACGGACGCGGTGCCGATGTGGCATGGGGACACGATCTACTTCCTCTCCGACCGCGCCGCCAATCAGAAACTCAACCTCTGGGCCTACTCGCTGCGGAGCAAGCGGTTCCGGCAGGTGACCGACTTCGACGAATACGATGTCAAGTGGCCCAGCGTCGGGCCCGACGCCATCGTCTTCGAGAACGCCGGCCGGCTCCATCTGCTCGATCTGGCGACGGAGCAGTCGCAAACGATCGAGGTGATCGTGCCCGACGACCTGCCGCACGTGCGAACCGAACTGAAGACCGTCTCGAACCTGATCCAGAACGCCTCGCTGTCGCCCACAGGCCAGCGGGCCCTGTTCGAAGCGCGGGGCGAAGTGTTCACCGTGCCCGCCAAGCACGGCAGCGCACGCAACCTGAGCAACACCTCGGGCGTCGCCGAGCGCTATCCCGCCTGGTCGCCCGACGGCAAGTGGATCGCCTATTTCGCCGACGCAACGGGCGAATACGAATTGTACCTGCACCCCAGCGACGGCAAGGGCCGGCCCAGGCAGGTCACCGAGGGCGGCGCCGCCTTCCGGTACCGCCCGCTCTGGTCGCCCGACAGCGAACGGGTCGCCTTCAGCGACAAGACGGGCAGCTTGTTCATTGCCGACGTCAACGACGGCGCCGTGACCTTCGTGGACAAAGACGAGTGGGGCACCATGGCGTCCTACACGTGGTCGTCCGACAGCCGCTGGCTCGCTTATGCCAAGAAGAGCGCCAACCGCCACGGCAACATCATGATCTACGACGTCAACGACCAGACCGTCCGCCAGGTCACCAGCGATTTCTACGACGACGGCTCGCCCGTCTTCGACGTCGAAGGCAAGTACCTGTTCTTCCGCTCGAACCGCCACTTCGAGCCGGTCTACAGCGACATGGACTGGACCTGGATCTATCCGAACTCGACGCAGTTGTTCGCCATGACGCTGGCCAAGGACACCCCCAGCCCGCTGGCGCCGCGCAGCGACGAGGAGGAGATCAAGAAGGACGAAGAGGCCGAAGACAAACCGAAAGACGACGACGGCGAGAAGAAGACAGACGAAGCGGCCGATCCGAACGAGCCGAAGGACCCCAACGAACCGGGTGAAGGCAACGACGAGCCGAAAGAGCCGGCCAAGGAAGACAAGAAGGACAAAGACGCCAAGAAGAAGGACGCTCCCGAGCCGGTAAAGATCGACTTCGACGGCTTCGAGCGGCGCGTGGTCGGGCTGCCGATCCAGGCGGGCAACTTCGGCGCTCTGGCGTCGGTCAAGGGCAAGCTGCTGTTCGCGCGGTACATGCCGACCGGGGCCCGCCGGGCCGGCGCGCCGGGCGGGACGCTGCTCTACTACGACCTGAAGGAGCGCGAGGAGAAGACCGTTATCGACAACATCAACAGCTATGATCTCTCGGCCGACGGCAAGAAGATTCTCTACAGGAGCGGCTCGACCTACGGCATCATCGACGTAGCCGCCGGCAAGAAGGTCGGCGACGGCAAGATCGACTCGGGCAACCTGAAGGCCTGGATCGACCCGCGCGAGGAATGGCAACAGATTTTCCACGAGGCCTGGCGCGTGCAGCGGGACTACTTCTACGATCCCGGCATGCACGGCGTGGACTGGGAGGCGATGAAGCAGCGCTACGGGGCCCTGCTGCCCTACCTGGCCAGTCGCGAAGACCTCAACTACATCATCGGCGAGATGATCGCCGAGCTGAACGCCTCGCACACCTACGTCTCCGGGGGTGACATCGAGTCGCCGCCCCGGCTGAACGTCGGCCTGCTGGGCTGCGACTTCGAGATCGACACCGAGCACAACGCGTACCGCATCGCGAAGATCTACGAGGGCGCCAGGTGGAACGCCCAGCCGCGCTCGCCGCTGCGGGCGCCGGGCGTCGATGTCAACGAAGGCGACTATCTGCTGGCGGTCAACGGCCGGCCGGTGGATGTGTCGAAGGACCCGTGGGCCGCCTTCCAGGGCCTGGCCGGGCAGACCGTGACATTGAGCGTCGGCCGCACGCCCGATGTGAACGACGCCAACGATATTCTCGTCGAGCCGATGGGCAGCGAGTTTCGCCTGCGCAATCTCGCCTGGATTCAGGACAATCGCGAGAAGGTCGAGGCGGCCACGCAGGGCCGCGTCGGCTACATCTACGTTCCCGACACCGGCCAGAACGGCCAGAACGAACTGGTCCGCCAGTTCACAGGGCAATGGACCAAGGATGCACTGATTATCGATGAGCGTTTCAACGGCGGCGGCCAGATCCCCGACCGTTTCATCGAGCTGCTGAACCGCCCGATCTACAACTACTGGGCCCGCCGGGACAACCGCGACTGGCAGACGCCCTTCCTGAGCCACGCCGGGCCGAAGGTCATGCTCATCAACGGCTGGTCGGGCTCCGGCGGCGACGCCTTCCCCCACTACTTCCGCAGGGCGGGCCTGGGGCCGCTCGTCGGCACGCGGACCTGGGGCGGGCTGATCGGCATGAGCGGCAACCCGCGGCCGATCGACGGCGGCTCGGTCACCGTGCCGACCTTCGGCATCTACGACACGGACGGCCAGTGGAACATCGAAGGTTACGGCGTGGACCCGGACTATGAAGTCGAGAATGTCCCGGATGCGATGGCGGCCGGCGGCGATCCTCAACTGGAAACGGCCATTGCGGTCGCGCTGCGACTGCTGGAGAAGCAACCGCCCAAGCGGCCGCAGAGGCCGACGTATCCCGACCGCTCGGGCCGATGA
- a CDS encoding POT family MFS transporter has product MAKREYLTAPLPSAKMPAGIPYILTNEAAERFAFYGMSSILVVFMTKYLMGSDGVLSVMGDEQAKKWFHLFTAAVYFTPLLGALLSDVWLGKYRTIVVFSVVYCVGFAAMAWDHTRVGLGLGLILIALGSGVIKPCVSANVGDQFGQSNKHLISKMYSWFYFSINLGACISMLACPWLLDKYGPGVGFGVPAALMVFATVAFVAGKWKYVHIPPAGERIVREVFEKETLKILARLCVIFVFVSMFFALFYQSQSAWVLQAEKMNLRWLGVNWLPAQVQFVNSFYIILMIPLFAYVIYPALHRVFPLTPLRKIGIGMFVTALCFVVPAWVEIEIAKGASPSIGWQFFAYVLLTAGEILASIPVLEFAYTQAPKKLKTFVMSLYLLAISLGNVFSALVNHFIQNEDGSSKLPGASYYWFFAGAMLVTLVLYIPVAMLYPVKEYIQDEKA; this is encoded by the coding sequence ATGGCCAAACGTGAGTATCTGACCGCCCCGTTGCCGTCGGCGAAGATGCCCGCCGGCATCCCCTACATCCTGACCAACGAGGCGGCCGAACGCTTTGCCTTCTACGGCATGAGTTCCATCCTGGTCGTGTTCATGACGAAGTACCTGATGGGAAGCGACGGCGTCCTGTCCGTGATGGGCGACGAGCAGGCGAAGAAGTGGTTCCACCTGTTCACCGCCGCCGTCTACTTCACGCCGCTGCTCGGCGCATTGCTCAGCGATGTCTGGCTGGGCAAGTATCGCACGATCGTGGTCTTCAGCGTCGTGTACTGCGTGGGCTTTGCGGCGATGGCGTGGGACCACACGCGGGTCGGTCTGGGCCTGGGCCTGATCCTGATCGCGCTGGGCTCCGGCGTCATCAAGCCGTGCGTCTCGGCCAATGTGGGCGACCAGTTCGGCCAGAGCAACAAGCACCTGATCTCGAAGATGTATAGCTGGTTCTACTTCTCCATCAATCTGGGCGCCTGCATCTCGATGCTGGCCTGTCCCTGGCTGCTGGACAAGTACGGCCCGGGCGTCGGGTTCGGCGTGCCGGCGGCGCTGATGGTGTTCGCGACCGTGGCGTTCGTGGCCGGAAAATGGAAATACGTCCACATCCCCCCGGCCGGCGAAAGAATCGTCCGCGAAGTGTTCGAGAAGGAGACGCTGAAGATCCTGGCCCGTCTGTGTGTGATCTTCGTGTTCGTCTCGATGTTCTTCGCGTTGTTCTATCAGTCGCAGTCGGCCTGGGTCTTGCAGGCCGAGAAGATGAACCTCCGCTGGCTGGGCGTCAACTGGCTGCCCGCGCAGGTTCAGTTCGTCAACTCGTTTTACATTATCCTCATGATCCCGCTGTTCGCCTATGTGATCTATCCGGCCTTGCACCGGGTGTTCCCGTTGACGCCGCTGCGCAAGATCGGGATCGGTATGTTCGTCACCGCGCTGTGCTTCGTCGTGCCGGCGTGGGTCGAGATCGAGATTGCCAAAGGCGCCAGTCCGAGCATCGGCTGGCAGTTCTTCGCCTACGTGCTGCTGACGGCCGGCGAGATCCTCGCCTCCATCCCCGTCCTGGAGTTCGCCTACACCCAGGCGCCGAAGAAGCTCAAGACCTTCGTGATGAGCCTGTATCTGCTGGCGATCTCGCTGGGCAACGTCTTCTCGGCCCTGGTGAACCATTTCATTCAGAATGAGGATGGTTCGAGCAAGCTGCCCGGCGCCAGCTACTACTGGTTCTTCGCCGGCGCGATGCTGGTGACTCTGGTGTTGTACATCCCCGTCGCCATGCTCTATCCGGTCAAGGAGTACATCCAGGACGAGAAGGCGTAA